A single genomic interval of Labrus mixtus chromosome 6, fLabMix1.1, whole genome shotgun sequence harbors:
- the nanp gene encoding N-acylneuraminate-9-phosphatase, with product MDGKGVKAVLFDLDNTLIETSRAGKEALRQTSDLLKSTLALDDTTISSICDKFKQKLFQESFSPSAAGSIDEVRAGHWEESIQEAVGSCSSPSLPAQCYHLWKKSRLQALRLSPEICDLLKQLRRRYKLLLLTNGETQTQREKVEAVGCEEFFDAIVIGGEYAEQKPFVSIFTLCFNMLQVEAQDCVMVGDSLDTDIQGGFNAGVRATVWISKAGSIVPDGSVKPDYTIPTVLDLPDILDQLK from the exons ATGGACGGTAAAGGTGTGAAGGCGGTTCTGTTTGATCTGGACAACACGCTGATAGAGACGAGCCGGGCAGGTAAAGAGGCGCTGCGACAG ACCAGCGACTTGTTGAAGAGCACCCTGGCCCTCGATGACACGACAATCAGCAGCATTTGTGACAAATTCAAGCAGAAGCTGTTCCAGGAGAGTTTCTCACCTTCAGCTGCCGGGTCCATCGATGAGGTCCGTGCAGGTCACTGGGAGGAGAGCATCCAGGAGGCTGTCGGCAGCTGTTCCTCGCCCTCTCTGCCAGCTCAGTGCTACCACCTGTGGAAGAAGAGCCGCCTGCAGGCTCTCCGTCTGTCCCCTGAAATCTGCGACCTCCTGAAACAGCTGCGGCGCAGgtacaagctgctgctgctgaccaaCGGGGAAACCCAGACGCAGAGGGAGAAGGTGGAGGCGGTCGGCTGCGAGGAGTTCTTCGATGCTATCGTAATCGGGGGAGAATACGCAGAGCAGAAACCGTTCGTGTCCATCTTCACTCTGTGTTTTAACATGCTGCAGGTGGAGGCTCAGGACTGTGTTATGGTGGGAGACTCTCTGGACACGGACATCCAGGGGGGCTTCAACGCAGGAGTGAGGGCTACAGTCTGGATCAGCAAAGCAGGAAGTATTGTACCAGACGGGTCAGTGAAACCAGACTACACCATCCCTACAGTGCTGGACCTGCCAGATATTCTGGATCAGCTCAAGTGA